The Cylindrospermum stagnale PCC 7417 genome segment AGCCGGACTGCTGCACGTCCAGCGTAGCGTCCCGCTTCCTCATTCAGGTACTCGATCACTACCTGGTAAATCCCAGGTGTGGCGGTTTCGCGGGTGCGACCAAAACCTACGTGCATACCTGCTAATTCCTGGAGTTCTAAGGCTACGTGTTCCACGATATGGCCCATCATGGTGCCTTCTTTCACCCGCATCAAAAAACCACCACGACAGCCAGGGGAGCAATAGTGACCCTCCAGACTTGGCAGCGCCTCAACTAATCCTTCATAAAAGCCAGGGATTTCATTCGAGGGCGTCTCGGCAAGGTTTTCTAGATCGAGGCGCATGACGATCAGCTTGTGGCGTCGAATGCTCCAGTAGTTTGGGCCGCGTAAGGTCTGGATCTTGAGGATTCTCATGGGAATAGGTAGATGGAGATTCGGAACCAAAATTCTAGTTTCTTACTGGAATTGACCGCTAAACTGTTCATTACAAACAGTTTTTTCTATTTACATGGTATTCTGCTGATTTTTCTACAGCAAGAAATAAATGCACGGTCAAATCAGTGTAACCTCAGATACTCTATCCCCTCAGCTGGAGAGCCGATGCACGGCGGGTAAAACAGTGCGCTGGTAAAGATGGAATCGATCTCCGTAGCTGAGGATGTGCAGACGTAAATTATGCACTGTAAGGGGTTCGTTGGCACTGACATGGGGTTCATTTGTATGGGTAATTTCTGTGGGATCAACGATTGTCACGCTGCCTTTCCCCATGACTTGCAACCAACCATCGCGTTCAAACACAGCACAAGTATCTTCATCAATGCCAATGCCTAGGCGGTCAGGATGAGCGGCGATCGCACTGACTAGGCGTCCCATGCGATTCCGGTTGTGAAAGTGTTGGTCTACAATCACTTCGGGAATAAATCCCAAGCCCGTTGCCATATCTACTAAGGAACGATTTGGTGATTCACCACTACCACCACCAGCAATCATATGATGCCCCATCACTGCTGCCCCCGCACTAGTGCCAGCTAAAGTCAGTTGTCCCGCCCTCACTCGCTGCCGGATAATTTCCATTGCTGGTGTGTCTGACAGGACTCCACAAAGACGCAGTTGGTCTCCTCCTGTCAAAAATACCCCGGTACAGGCTTCTAGGGATGCTTTGATCTGGGGGTTTTCACACTGTTCTCGTTCGCGAATGTCTAAAATCTCAACCTTGTTAGCACCCATTTCTTCAAAAATGCGAATGTACCTACCACCGATGATGGCAGGTTCGCGGGAGGCTGATGGAATTATTGTAATATACGCCTTACTAGCACCAGCACGACCAAAAAAAGTTCTCAGGATTTCGCGTCCATGAACTTTGTCTTCTGCGCCTCCGATCACCAGAACGGCGGTTTTAGTAGCTTGGGGTGTCCTCATTTCCAGCGATTTAGCTTCTAATTGCGGCATTGTGTTTTTCCTGTCAACAACTTCAGGTGAATTTAACAAGGTTTAGTAGCCTGTTTATTTTCGCCCTTTGCTTCTTTGAGAGGACACTGCTTGACGCGCACGACGCCTCAGTTTTCATGTGTCCGTTGCCGTTCCTCAAAGCCAGCGCCCTGTTTTTCACCTATCCACTTTTTATAGCCTGTCAAAATAGTGCTTAGGGGGGTAGGGGAGGACATTTGTGTGTGCGGGGGGAAACTGCCCATGTGGCTTCCGTTGTCGATGCCCTCCGGGTGGCTTCCCTAACGATGATTGTGTCCGTTTCCCCTCTGGGCTTGGGGTTAGGGTTTCCCTCTGGGCTTGGGGGCGAGCAGGTCTTGACACGCTTTTTTCTGAGGCTGGCTCGATGCATCCTGGAAGTTGTTAACTTTGGTCAGATTATTAAATTAAATGTAGTTGTGACAATATTTAAACATAAATTAAGTAATTAGAAAAACTTTTGCTCCCACCAAAAAACTAAGACTTCTGGTACCTTTAGATACTATTGATGAAATTCATCTGTAGTTTTACCTGACCTTGGCTTCTTGTGTTTGCTAGATATTTAAATCTAAGATTAGTGTCCTCGAATACGAATTACTGTGCGCTTTGATATAGTTACGCTTTTTCCTGACTGTTTTACCTCGGTTCTTAGTTCTGGTCTACTTGCTAAAGCCTTAGCTAAACAGATTGCCCAAGTGCATCTGGTGAATCCCAGAGACTTTACTACCGATAAGCACCGGAAGGTAGATGATGAACCCTACGGCGGTGGCGTGGGGATGCTGATGAAGCCTGAACCGATTTTTGCTGCTGTGGAGTCGTTGCCGATTTTACCTCGAAGAGAGATCATTTTGATGAGTCCCCAAGGTCAAACCATAAATCAACCCCTGTTGCGAGAATTGGCAACCAACTATGACCAGTTAGTTGTCATTTGCGGGCATTACGAAGGGGTGGATGAGAGGGTTTTGCATTTAGTTACCCGTGAGGTGTCTTTGGGTGATTTTATTTTAACTGGTGGAGAAATTCCGGCAATGGCGCTGATTAATGGTGTGGTGCGCCTCCTACCAGGAACTGTAGGCAAAGTAGAGTCCCTGAAAGCAGAAAGTTTTGAGGAGGGTTTGTTGGACTTTCCCCAGTACACTCGTCCAGCCAATTTTCGCGGGTGGAAAGTGCCTGAAGTTTTGCTGAGTGGAAATCATGCGGAAATTTCCCGGTGGCGCTACGAACAACAAATCAAAAGAACAGGCTCGCGCCGTCCCGATTTACTGGAGCAATGGGAGATAGACAAGCAGGGGGAAAAGCAGAAGCCAGAGGAACAGGGGGAGCAGGGGCAGTAGAGGAGATAATAAAGCACAAATGACAAATAACTGACAACGAAATGAATATTCGGATTGGTAACGGCTACGATATCCATCGACTGGTGAGCGATCGCCATTTAATTTTAGGCGGAATCCACATTCCCCACGAATTAGGTTTATTGGGGCATAGTGACGCTGATGTGCTCACCCACGCCATTATGGACGCCATGCTGGGGGCTTTATCCTTGGGGGATATAGGCCATTATTTTCCCCCCAGTGATCCCCAATGGGCTGGAGCAGATAGTTTGGTGCTATTAACTCAAGTACACCAGCTAATTCGCGCTCAAGGTTGGCAAATTGGCAATATTGATTCGGTAGTAGTTGCCGAACGTCCCAAATTAAAACCCCATATTTCCCAAATGCGCGATAAGTTAGCGACGGTTTTGGGAGTAGAACCAAATCAAATTGGCATTAAAGCTACCACCAACGAAAAACTCGGCCCCACCGGAAGAGAAGAAGGTATATGTGCTTATGCTGTCGTTTTGTTGGTAGCTGCTGATTAACTCACAAATTAGAAAATGGCTAGCATAGAGATAAACGAGAAACCCTCAACTACTTGGGAGTAATAGAACAATGGAAGCTATAAAATCTCTAATTTCTAATTATCAAGCTGATGCTGATATTGTCGGTGATGATGGGCAAACTTACTTATTCGTTCAATTCAAGGCTAAGAAACTCGAACATGGATTAAGACTAAATGCTATTTCAGAATTAGAGAATTCCTTCCTAAGAATTAATTTTCGTTTTGCCATGCTAGTAGACCTAGAAAAAATAGAGATTTTCAAAGTAAGTGATGACAGTAATATCAGAGCTGAAATCTTACTAAAAAGGGCTGATATATTAAGCCATATTGAAGCAAAAATCTCACTAGAAAGTGATGACATATTAAGCCATTACGATCCAGAATTCAGCAAAAAGCGAATATTCGATTTTCACCTTCAAACACTTGTAAAATCTTGGTTAAGAGACTTAGCATATCACTGGAAATCAGAAACGCCTCCAGCATCCAGAGAGTTGACAGAAATAGGCTTGTTGCAACTATTAGAAGGTGGGCAGGTGGTCGTAATTACTCAGGCTAATCTAGATGCTGATACTTTACGTTGAAACTAATTTCTTGATGTCCATTGCGAAGGGACAGGATTTAGAGGCACAAAAATTACTGCTTAATCCTCTTACATCGCTCCGCATAGCCATACCAGATATTTGTTATGTTGAAGCTATTAATACCTACAAAATAGTTCAGAAAAACCGCTTGCAATTTCAAGCAGACATGGACAAGCAAATTAATGAGTCAATGCGAGATCAAACTTCTGTTCATGCTAAAACATTTCTGGGACACTTACAACAGGCAGCTATTGAAAATACATCATTACTTAATGATATTCAAAATCGCCTGTATGAAACTATTAATTTGCTGCTTACAAATGCAGAATTAATAAATTTGGATAGGACTGTAATTCAGGAGATTTCCAATCAAAGTCTCATAGAAATAGAAACAGCGCTCATTAAAAATGACATAATCGATAACTTGATTTTACAGTGTATTCTTGCCCATGCAAATTTGCATCCCGCTGAAAAAAAAGTATTCCTGAGCGGTAATAATAATGATTTTGGGAAACCTGAAGTTCAAGAAGCTTTACGTAAGGCTGGCATAAATAAGTATTTTGCCAGCACCAAAAATTTTATAGGATGGCTAAATTCTCAGCAAATTTAAATTTATTATTCACTTATTAAAGTTTATGAAATTCCCTAGTAAATTCCTCACAACGAAGCGTTTTTGGATTATCATAATTCTGGCTTCATTAACAGCAAGTATCATTGCAGCTTGCAACCCCACGAACTTTAAAAGTGCTGCTGCTCAAGTACCGCAATTAGTAATGAGCATTCTGAGTGATCCCAAAACCTTTAACTACGCTCTCAGTTCGGAATCTCCAAATATTTTTGGATTTACCTATGAGGGCTTAATCACCGAAAACTATGAGACTGGTAAAGTTGAGCCAGCTTTAGCAGAATCCTGGAAAATTTCTGATGATAAATTAAAGATTGTTTTTACTCTGCGCGAGAATTTGAAATGGTCTGATGGGGAACCACTGACAGTAGATGATGTGGTGTTTACCTACAACGATATTTACCTGAATACAGAAATTCCTACAGACACCAGAGATGTGATGAGGATTGGTGAAAGTCGTAAACTGCCAATTGTGAAAAAAGTCGATAATCGCCGGGTTGAGTTTACCGTCCCAGAACCATTTGCGCCATTTTTGCGTAGCACTACAGGAGCACCAATTTTACCTGCTCATGCATTGCGAAAATCGGTAAAAACAAAAGACCAAGATGGAAAACCGCAGTTTCTCACAAAGTGGAGTGTTGATACTCCACCGGATCAACTAATCGTTAATGGGCCTTATAAACTAGAGCGCTACGATACCAGTCAACGTGTAATTTTCCGGCGTAACCCCTATTACTGGCGCAAGGATGCTCAAGGCAATTCCCAGCCTTATATTGAACGAATTATTTGGCAAATTGTGGAATCAACAGATACCGCTCTGCTGCAATTTCGTTCTGCGGGATTAGATACCGTGGGGGTGTCACCAGATTATTTTTCTTTGCTAAAAAAGCAAGAAAAACAGGGTAATTTCAAAATCTATAATGGTGGTCCAGCCGCTGGTACATCATTTGTTTTATTTAATCTAAATAAAGGCAAAAGAGACGGTAAGCCTCTGGTCGATCCCATCAAGTCGCGTTGGTTTAATAATGTAGAATTTCGGCAGGCGGTAGCCTATGGCATTGACCGACTAACGATGATTAACAACACTTATCGTGGCTTAGGTAAACCGCAAGATTCACCCATTTCTGTGCAAAGTCCCTATTATCTATCGCCGCAGGAAGGATTAAAAACATATAATTATGATCCAGTAAAGGCAAAGCAACTGCTAAAAAAAGCTGGATTTAAGTACAACGATAAAGAACAGCTAGAAGATGCCGAAGGTAACCTTGTTCGCTTTACTTTGCTGACGAATTCTGGTAATAAGATTCGCGAGGCGATGGGAGCGCAAATTAAACAAGACCTGAGTAAAATCGGTATTCAAGTCGATTTCACTCCCTTGGCGTGGAATACTTATACAGACAAGCTGTCTAACTCCCTAGACTGGGAAGCTTCTTTGCTGGGTTTGACTGGCGGTCTAGAACCAAATGACGGGGCTAATGTTTGGTCTGCCGAAGGTGGATTACATATGTTTAATCAAAAGCCTCAAGCAGGACAAAAGGCAATTGAGGGGTGGGAAGTATCTCCTTGGGAAAGGAAAATTGGAGAACTTTATATTCAAGGGGCAAGGGAATTAGATGAGGCGAAGCGGAAAAAAATTTATGGCGAAACCCAACAGATTACTCAGGAAAACTTGCCGTTTATTTACTTAGTTAACGCTTATTCATTGTCTGCGGTGCGTAATCGCTTTGAAGGCATAAAATTTTCGGCTCTTGGTGGCGCATTCTGGAACATTCATGAAATCAAAATTACCAAGTAGAAAATAGGTGACAGGTGACAGGAAAAGTGAGGGAGATGCAGAATATATTATTTCCCTCATCGCCTTCATCACCTCTTACCCAATTACCAATTACCAATTACCAATTACCAATTACCAAAAATTGCTGTGACTCAACCCGAAGCTTTGCGATCGCTCTTAGAAGCGGTGAAAAATGGTAACGTTACCCCAGATATGGCGCTAGACACACTCAAAAACTTGGCTTATGAAAAAGTGGGTGAGTTTGCCAAAATTGACCACCAGCGCACCCTGAGAACGGGGTTTCCAGAGGTAATTTGGGGGCCAGGTAAGACACCAGATCAGATTGCTCAAATTATGCAGGTGATGCGCGATCGCAATCCCTTGGTGATGGCCACCCGGATCGAACCAGCAGTTTATGCTGTACTGCAACCGAAAGTCAGCGGTTTGCGATACTACGAGTTGGCGCGAATTTGTGCCATTGCTCCCCCGAATCTCGAACCAAAGTTTGGGGGTTTAATCACCATTCTTTCGGCTGGTACCGCTGATTTACCCGTTGCCGAAGAAGCAGCGGTAACGGCCGAACTTTCTGGTTTCAGCGTCCAGCGCCTTTGGGATGTTGGTGTGGCAGGGATTCACCGCTTGCTGAGTAACCGTCACCTGATCGAGTCGGCATCAGTATTAATTGTTGTGGCGGGGATGGAAGGCGCTTTACCCAGCGTCGTTGCCGGTTTGGCCGATTGTCCAGTGATTGCCGTTCCGACTAGTATCGGTTATGGCGCAAGTTTTGGCGGTTTAGCACCGCTGTTAACAATGCTCAACTCTTGTGCTGCTGGTGTAGGTGTAGTAAATATCGATAATGGCTTTGGTGCAGCAGTTTTAGCAGGGCAAGTTTTGCGGACAGCCGAGAAATTGCGCTTGGCCTCGGCTACGTCGTAAGGTAATGACAGTGAAGGACTCGCCATAAGAGTTCTTCATCTCTGAGTAAAGAAAGTAGTAATTACACTCAGCACAATAAGGTCTCTAACCCATAAACCTTTAATTACCAAGCATGAACTACTTTAGTCATTCGATATCTCAGTTACTTTGGCAACTGCCAGTGAATGCGACTGTGCTAGCTCAAAACATCAGCGATCCTGATCTTATGGGTCAAATCCAGAAAGCTTGGGCACACTTTGTACAGACAGGTCAAATTTGGGCACTGTTTATAGGTTTGGTTATTGGCTATATTCTTCGGAATTTAACTAGTTACAGTTAAAGTGAATTTAGATTTTAGATTTTGGATTGATGATTAATCTTCAGTCCAAAATCTAAAATTGATTTTCCTTTCTTTCTTCAGATTGTATGACCGAAAAACAAACTTGGAGCCAGCGGTTTGAATCAGCGCTGCATCCGGCGATTGCCCGTTTCAATGCAAGTATAGGTTTTGACATTGAATTAATAGAATATGACCTGACTGGTTCCCAAGCTCATGCCAAAATGCTGGCGCACACGGGTATTATTTCCCCAGAAGAAGGAGAGCAACTAGTTGCAGGTTTAGAACAAATTCGCCAGGAATACCGCCAAGGCAAATTTCACCCTGGTATCGATGCCGAAGACGTACATTTTGCCGCTGAACACCGACTGACAGAAATTGTCGGCGATGTGGGTAAAAAGCTGCACACGGCGCGATCGCGTAATGACCAAGTAGGCACCGACACTAGACTTTATCTCCGCGACCAAATCCAACAAATTCGCCAGCAATTGCGGGAATTTCAAAGGGTCTTACTGGATATAGCTGAAAAAAACGTTGAAACCCTGATTCCAGGTTATACCCACCTGCAACGCGCCCAGCCTGTGAGTTTAGCTCATCACCTCCTGGCCTACTATCAGATGGCGCAACGCGACTGGGAACGCTTGGCAGATGTTTCTCGCCGGGTGAATATCTCACCTTTGGGGTGCGGTGCTTTGGCGGGAACTACTTTCCCCATTGACCGCCATTACACAGCCAAACTCTTGGATTTTGACAGTATTTATGCTAACAGCTTGGATGGAGTGAGCGATCGCGATTTTGCCATCGAATTTTTATCTGCGGCCAGTCTGATTATGGTTCACCTCAGCCGCCTCTCAGAAGAAGTGATCCTGTGGTCAACCGAAGAATTTCGCTTTGTCATCCTCAAAGATAGCTGCGCCACCGGTTCCAGCATTATGCCCCAAAAGAAAAACCCCGACGTGCCAGAATTGGTGCGGGGGAAAACGGGACGTGTATTTGGTCATCTCCAAGCCATGTTAGTCATGATGAAAGGGCTAC includes the following:
- a CDS encoding cyanophycinase — encoded protein: MPQLEAKSLEMRTPQATKTAVLVIGGAEDKVHGREILRTFFGRAGASKAYITIIPSASREPAIIGGRYIRIFEEMGANKVEILDIREREQCENPQIKASLEACTGVFLTGGDQLRLCGVLSDTPAMEIIRQRVRAGQLTLAGTSAGAAVMGHHMIAGGGSGESPNRSLVDMATGLGFIPEVIVDQHFHNRNRMGRLVSAIAAHPDRLGIGIDEDTCAVFERDGWLQVMGKGSVTIVDPTEITHTNEPHVSANEPLTVHNLRLHILSYGDRFHLYQRTVLPAVHRLSS
- the trmD gene encoding tRNA (guanosine(37)-N1)-methyltransferase TrmD; translated protein: MRFDIVTLFPDCFTSVLSSGLLAKALAKQIAQVHLVNPRDFTTDKHRKVDDEPYGGGVGMLMKPEPIFAAVESLPILPRREIILMSPQGQTINQPLLRELATNYDQLVVICGHYEGVDERVLHLVTREVSLGDFILTGGEIPAMALINGVVRLLPGTVGKVESLKAESFEEGLLDFPQYTRPANFRGWKVPEVLLSGNHAEISRWRYEQQIKRTGSRRPDLLEQWEIDKQGEKQKPEEQGEQGQ
- the ispF gene encoding 2-C-methyl-D-erythritol 2,4-cyclodiphosphate synthase; translation: MNIRIGNGYDIHRLVSDRHLILGGIHIPHELGLLGHSDADVLTHAIMDAMLGALSLGDIGHYFPPSDPQWAGADSLVLLTQVHQLIRAQGWQIGNIDSVVVAERPKLKPHISQMRDKLATVLGVEPNQIGIKATTNEKLGPTGREEGICAYAVVLLVAAD
- a CDS encoding PIN domain-containing protein, whose translation is MSIAKGQDLEAQKLLLNPLTSLRIAIPDICYVEAINTYKIVQKNRLQFQADMDKQINESMRDQTSVHAKTFLGHLQQAAIENTSLLNDIQNRLYETINLLLTNAELINLDRTVIQEISNQSLIEIETALIKNDIIDNLILQCILAHANLHPAEKKVFLSGNNNDFGKPEVQEALRKAGINKYFASTKNFIGWLNSQQI
- a CDS encoding ABC transporter substrate-binding protein, with the translated sequence MKFPSKFLTTKRFWIIIILASLTASIIAACNPTNFKSAAAQVPQLVMSILSDPKTFNYALSSESPNIFGFTYEGLITENYETGKVEPALAESWKISDDKLKIVFTLRENLKWSDGEPLTVDDVVFTYNDIYLNTEIPTDTRDVMRIGESRKLPIVKKVDNRRVEFTVPEPFAPFLRSTTGAPILPAHALRKSVKTKDQDGKPQFLTKWSVDTPPDQLIVNGPYKLERYDTSQRVIFRRNPYYWRKDAQGNSQPYIERIIWQIVESTDTALLQFRSAGLDTVGVSPDYFSLLKKQEKQGNFKIYNGGPAAGTSFVLFNLNKGKRDGKPLVDPIKSRWFNNVEFRQAVAYGIDRLTMINNTYRGLGKPQDSPISVQSPYYLSPQEGLKTYNYDPVKAKQLLKKAGFKYNDKEQLEDAEGNLVRFTLLTNSGNKIREAMGAQIKQDLSKIGIQVDFTPLAWNTYTDKLSNSLDWEASLLGLTGGLEPNDGANVWSAEGGLHMFNQKPQAGQKAIEGWEVSPWERKIGELYIQGARELDEAKRKKIYGETQQITQENLPFIYLVNAYSLSAVRNRFEGIKFSALGGAFWNIHEIKITK
- the larB gene encoding nickel pincer cofactor biosynthesis protein LarB, translating into MTQPEALRSLLEAVKNGNVTPDMALDTLKNLAYEKVGEFAKIDHQRTLRTGFPEVIWGPGKTPDQIAQIMQVMRDRNPLVMATRIEPAVYAVLQPKVSGLRYYELARICAIAPPNLEPKFGGLITILSAGTADLPVAEEAAVTAELSGFSVQRLWDVGVAGIHRLLSNRHLIESASVLIVVAGMEGALPSVVAGLADCPVIAVPTSIGYGASFGGLAPLLTMLNSCAAGVGVVNIDNGFGAAVLAGQVLRTAEKLRLASATS
- the argH gene encoding argininosuccinate lyase; the encoded protein is MTEKQTWSQRFESALHPAIARFNASIGFDIELIEYDLTGSQAHAKMLAHTGIISPEEGEQLVAGLEQIRQEYRQGKFHPGIDAEDVHFAAEHRLTEIVGDVGKKLHTARSRNDQVGTDTRLYLRDQIQQIRQQLREFQRVLLDIAEKNVETLIPGYTHLQRAQPVSLAHHLLAYYQMAQRDWERLADVSRRVNISPLGCGALAGTTFPIDRHYTAKLLDFDSIYANSLDGVSDRDFAIEFLSAASLIMVHLSRLSEEVILWSTEEFRFVILKDSCATGSSIMPQKKNPDVPELVRGKTGRVFGHLQAMLVMMKGLPLAYNKDLQEDKEAIFDSVNTVKACLEATTILLQFGLEFRTQRLAAAVTEDFSNATDVADYLAARGVPFREAYNLVGKVVKTSIAAGKLLKDLQLEEWQQLHPAFAADIYEAISPRQVVAARNSYGGTGFTQVNQAILAARAQIAAK